From Natrinema amylolyticum, the proteins below share one genomic window:
- a CDS encoding nicotinamide-nucleotide adenylyltransferase, protein MTRGFYIGRFQPFHNGHRSMVEQIADDVDELVLGIGSADDSHTVRNPFTAGERIMMITKSLVDSDLVTYAVPIEDLERNSVWVSHVQSMSPDFDVAYSNNPLVIQLFREAGIEIRQSPMFNREVLEGSEVRERMITGGDWKSLVPESVAEVVEEIGGIERIQMVSDSDSNGD, encoded by the coding sequence ATGACTCGGGGGTTCTACATCGGTCGCTTCCAGCCCTTTCACAACGGCCACCGGAGCATGGTCGAACAGATCGCCGACGACGTCGACGAACTCGTCCTCGGGATCGGGAGCGCCGACGACTCGCACACCGTCCGCAACCCGTTCACGGCGGGCGAACGAATCATGATGATCACGAAGTCGCTCGTCGACTCCGATCTCGTCACCTACGCCGTTCCGATCGAGGACTTGGAACGGAACTCGGTGTGGGTCAGCCACGTCCAGAGCATGAGTCCCGACTTCGACGTCGCCTACTCGAACAACCCGCTGGTGATCCAACTCTTTCGCGAGGCCGGCATCGAGATCCGCCAGTCGCCGATGTTCAACCGCGAGGTGCTCGAGGGGTCGGAAGTTCGCGAACGGATGATAACGGGCGGCGATTGGAAGTCGCTCGTCCCCGAATCCGTCGCCGAGGTCGTCGAGGAGATTGGCGGCATCGAACGCATTCAGATGGTCAGCGACTCGGACTCGAACGGCGACTGA
- a CDS encoding SAM hydrolase/SAM-dependent halogenase family protein — MITLASDFGTPYPAAMKGVLLQRTDARLVDIAHDFPRQDVRTAAFWLREVVPYFPPATHLVVIDPGVGTDRNALVLRAGDHALVGPDNGVLRPAARRLAGGDDSRLETYVIDEAAIGPVEPTTPSNPAADSSERRAPRSNTFHGRDVFAPAAAAVHDADPDALGSLEWLEAGAAAVDLDLPAAELEDEHAAGEVLVVDDFGNAITNVPGSVLEGRERVLVNGDPAPVGETFAAVPAGERLATVGSHGYVELDVNRGRGDEAFDLEPGDRVVLEPAG; from the coding sequence GTGATCACGCTCGCGTCCGACTTCGGCACGCCGTATCCGGCGGCGATGAAGGGCGTCCTGTTACAGCGGACCGACGCCCGATTGGTCGATATCGCTCACGACTTTCCGCGACAGGACGTTCGGACGGCCGCGTTCTGGCTCCGCGAGGTAGTGCCGTATTTCCCGCCGGCGACTCACCTCGTCGTGATCGATCCCGGCGTCGGTACCGACAGGAACGCGCTGGTTCTCCGCGCCGGCGACCACGCGCTCGTCGGCCCGGACAACGGCGTCTTGCGCCCCGCGGCACGGCGACTCGCGGGCGGCGACGACTCCCGACTCGAGACCTACGTGATCGACGAGGCGGCGATCGGTCCCGTCGAACCGACGACGCCGTCGAACCCGGCCGCCGACTCGAGCGAACGACGAGCACCGCGGAGCAATACCTTCCACGGCCGGGACGTCTTCGCCCCCGCCGCCGCTGCGGTCCACGACGCCGACCCCGACGCGCTCGGCTCGCTCGAGTGGCTCGAGGCAGGCGCGGCGGCCGTCGATCTCGACCTTCCCGCGGCCGAACTCGAGGACGAGCACGCAGCGGGCGAGGTGCTGGTGGTCGACGACTTCGGGAACGCGATCACGAACGTTCCCGGCTCAGTCCTCGAGGGCCGGGAGCGAGTGCTGGTGAACGGCGATCCGGCCCCGGTCGGGGAGACGTTCGCAGCCGTTCCCGCAGGAGAGCGACTCGCAACCGTCGGGAGCCACGGCTACGTGGAACTCGACGTTAATCGCGGCCGCGGCGACGAGGCCTTCGACCTCGAGCCCGGCGATCGGGTCGTCCTCGAACCGGCCGGGTAG